In Streptomyces sp. NBC_01426, one genomic interval encodes:
- a CDS encoding ABC transporter ATP-binding protein — MAELTKNAPEREPILQVRNLVKHFPLTQGILFKKQVGAVKAVDGVSFDLYRGETLGIVGESGCGKSTVAKLLMNLEKATAGEVFYKGQDITRLSGRALKAVRRNIQMVFQDPYTSLNPRMTVGDIIGEPFDIHPEVAPKGDRRRKVQELLDVVGLNPEYINRYPHQFSGGQRQRIGIARGLALNPEIIICDEPVSALDVSVQAQVINLMERLQDEFNLSYVFIAHDLSIVRHISDRVGVMYLGKMAEIGSDGQIYEHPTHPYTQALLSAVPVPDPDAREGRERIILTGDVPSPANPPSGCRFRTRCWKAQEKCATEEPLLAIPERFKGLDTLAAHESACHFAEEKAVLAV, encoded by the coding sequence ATGGCTGAGCTCACCAAGAACGCCCCCGAGCGCGAGCCGATCCTCCAGGTGCGCAACCTGGTCAAGCACTTCCCGCTGACCCAGGGCATCCTGTTCAAGAAGCAGGTCGGAGCGGTCAAGGCCGTGGACGGGGTCTCCTTCGACCTCTACCGTGGCGAGACCCTCGGCATCGTCGGCGAGTCCGGCTGTGGCAAGTCCACCGTCGCCAAGCTCCTGATGAACCTGGAGAAGGCCACCGCGGGCGAGGTCTTCTACAAGGGCCAGGACATCACCAGGCTGTCCGGGCGCGCCCTGAAGGCCGTCCGACGCAACATCCAGATGGTGTTCCAGGACCCGTACACCTCGCTGAACCCGCGCATGACGGTCGGCGACATCATCGGGGAGCCCTTCGACATCCACCCCGAGGTGGCCCCGAAGGGCGACCGGCGCCGCAAGGTCCAGGAACTCCTGGACGTCGTGGGCCTCAACCCGGAGTACATCAACCGGTACCCGCACCAGTTCTCCGGCGGTCAGCGCCAGCGCATCGGCATCGCCCGCGGCCTCGCGCTCAACCCGGAGATCATCATCTGCGACGAGCCGGTCTCCGCGCTCGACGTGTCGGTGCAGGCGCAGGTCATCAACCTGATGGAGAGGCTCCAGGACGAGTTCAACCTGTCCTACGTCTTCATCGCGCACGACCTGTCGATCGTCCGGCACATCTCGGACCGCGTGGGCGTCATGTACCTCGGCAAGATGGCCGAGATCGGCAGCGACGGCCAGATCTACGAGCACCCGACGCACCCCTACACCCAGGCGCTGCTGTCGGCCGTCCCGGTCCCCGACCCGGACGCCCGCGAGGGTCGCGAGCGGATCATCCTCACCGGCGACGTCCCGTCCCCGGCCAACCCGCCGTCGGGCTGCCGCTTCCGCACCCGCTGCTGGAAGGCCCAGGAGAAGTGCGCCACCGAGGAGCCGCTGCTGGCGATCCCGGAGCGCTTCAAGGGCCTGGACACGCTGGCCGCGCACGAGTCGGCGTGCCACTTCGCGGAGGAGAAGGCCGTCCTGGCCGTCTGA